In one Mauremys mutica isolate MM-2020 ecotype Southern chromosome 3, ASM2049712v1, whole genome shotgun sequence genomic region, the following are encoded:
- the GJA10 gene encoding gap junction alpha-10 protein codes for MGDWNLLGSILEEVHIHSTIVGKIWLTILFIFRMLVLGVAAEDVWDDEQSEFICNTEQPGCSNVCYDKAFPISLIRYWVLQIIFVSSPSLVYMGHALYRLRALEKERQKKKTHLRAQLEELEPVLEEHKRLERELRKLEEQKKVNKAPLRGSLLRTYVLHILTRSAVEVGFMIGQYLLYGLQMYPLYKCTRPPCPNTVDCFVSRPTEKTIFMIFMHSIAAVSLFLNILEIIHLGIKKIKKTLHGRQRREAAMAEETSICTLKKNSVVQQVCIMSNSSPQSSYKLLPNQQGGLPVYLPPVQGYKVLQAPADQCQRAVGMGAEQRRCSTDRPRSEQHHGQVSRLYKHPEHPQEREQHYRQLPNQHLGQPSRHPSSSSEETHKQPQQGIERCPGSEQHIPEPPRNPVQQAKTPTSSGPLEIPQALRNVLRKHSRVGSCKDYGDDRGDSPDSGHYQGNRKASFLSRVLSESQLASDSESSDSRNGSSSEAKCREESSPPITPPPPSAMGRRMSMQHRLSQANHTCPLLPTVTCHRILNEVQGLGLYLQRDLWPGPRISEKLHTTPITTMMLWHSGTFYDKEHAPRTIIYHEKIMPVWGQERNHGIGYKPFLSRKKKSSLSVYSEAKKHDAVHGRKPLLYTLPSFMPAHVAT; via the exons ATGGGGGATTGGAACTTGCTAGGGAGCATCCTCGAGGAAGTGCACATTCACTCCACCATCGTGGGAAAAATCTGGCTCACTATCCTTTTCATATTCCGGATGCTGGTGCTGGGAGTGGCTGCTGAAGATgtttgggatgacgagcagtcTGAATTCATTTGTAACACTGAGCAACCTGGCTGCAGCAATGTCTGTTATGACAAAGCCTTCCCCATCTCTCTGATCAGATACTGGGTGCTTCAGATCATCTttgtctcttccccatccctagTGTACATGGGACATGCACTTTATAGACTTAGGGCCCTTGAGAAAGAGAGGCAGAAGAAGAAAACCCATCTGAGAGCCCAGCTGGAAGAGCTGGAGCCGGTCCTGGAGGAGCACAAGAGATTGGAGAGGGAGCTGAGGAAGTTAGAAGAACAGAAGAAGGTGAACAAAGCGCCCTTGAGAGGGTCCCTATTGCGCACCTACGTCCTGCATATCTTGACCCGCTCAGCGGTGGAAGTGGGCTTTATGATAGGTCAGTATCTTTTATATGGGCTTCAAATGTATCCCCTTTACAAATGCACTCGTCCTCCCTGCCCTAACACGGTGGATTGTTTTGTGTCCAGACCCACAGAGAAGACCATCTTTATGATTTTCATGCATAGCATCGCAGCCGTCTCCCTGTTCCTGAACATCCTAGAGATTATCCACCTGGGGATAAAGAAGATAAAGAAGACCCTGCATGGAAGGCAGAGAAGAGAGGCAGCGATGGCAGAGGAGACAAGCATTTGCACCTTGAAGAAGAACTCGGTGGTGCAGCAAGTTTGCATCATGAGCAATTCCTCCCCTCAGAGCAGCTATAAACTTTTGCCAAACCAGCAGGGTGGGCTGCCTGTTTACTTGCCCCCAGTACAAGGATACAAAGTGCTCCAGGCACCTGCTGATCAGTGCCAGCGGGCAGTAGGGATGGGTGCTGAGCAGCGCCGGTGCAGCACAGACAGGCCTAGAAGCGAGCAGCACCATGGACAGGTCTCTCGCCTCTACAAGCACCCGGAGCACCCCCAGGAGAGGGAGCAGCACtacagacagctccccaaccAGCACCTGGGACAGCCATCCCGACACCCTTCCTCCAGCAGCGAGGAGACCCACAAGCAGCCCCAGCAGGGCATAGAGAGATGCCCAGGGAGTGAACAGCACATCCCGGAGCCGCCCAGGAACCCCGTGCAGCAGGCCAAGACTCCCACTAGTTCCGGTCCGCTGGAGATTCCCCAAGCCCTCCGCAATGTACTCCGCAAACACAGCCGGGTAGGCAGCTGCAAAGACTATGGGGACGATCGCGGTGACTCTCCGGACAGCGGGCACTATCAGGGCAATCGTAAGGCCAGCTTCCTGTCCAGGGTGCTGTCCGAGAGCCAGCTGGCCAGTGACTCGGAGAGCTCCGACTCCAGGAATGGCTCCAGCTCTGAAGCCAAATGCAGAGAGGAGAGCAGCCCACCCATCACCCCACCACCCCCTTCTGCAATGGGACGCAGAATGTCcatg CAACACAGACTATCACAAGCAAATCATACCTGTCCTCTGCTCCCCACAGTGACTTGCCATAGAATTTTGAATGAAGTTCAAGGTCTGGGTCTTTATCTTCAACGAGATCTATGGCCTGGGCCCAGAATATCTGAAAAACTGCATACTACTCCAATAACAACTATGATGCTCTGGCACAGTGGGACTTTCTACGataagg AGCATGCTCCTCGAACTATCATCTATCATGAAAAAATAATGCCAGTCTGGGGACAAGAAAGAAACCATGGAATCGGGTACAAACCATTCCTCAGCAGGAAGAAAAAGAGCAGCCTCTCCGTTTATTCTGAAGCTAAAAAGCATGATGCAGTTCATGGAAGAAAGCCCTTGCTTTACACACTGCCAAGTTTTATGCCAGCACACGTAGCAACATAG